DNA from Sorex araneus isolate mSorAra2 chromosome 6, mSorAra2.pri, whole genome shotgun sequence:
AAGAGCGGAGTCGAGGGTGAACACTGAGGACAGGGTGTCAAGGATGAGCACTGGAGCTGGACACCAGGTGAGCACTGGGGCAGTAAGCATTATGGCGAGGTGTAAGGGTGAGCATGGGGCCAGAAAATCAGGTGAGCACTGGGACGGGGAGGCAGGTGAGCACTAGGGAGGGGTGTGAGTGTGAGCTAGAGTCAGGTGAGCACTGAGACAGGGTGAGGGTGAGCACTGGGGTGGGGTGTGACGGTAAGCACTGGGCTAGTCAGGGGAGCACTAGGGTGGGGTGTAAGGGTGAGCACGGGGCCAGAGAATCAGGTGAGCACTGGGACGGGGAGGCAGGTGAGCACTAGGGaggggtgtgagtgtgagcacTGGGCTAGAGTCAGGTGAGCACTGGGACAGGGTGAGGGTGAGcactggggtggggtgtgagggtaAGCACTGGGCTAGAGTCAGGGGAACTAGGGTGGGGTGTGAGGGTGAGCactggggcggggaggcaggtgaGCACTGGGCTAGCGAGTCAGGGGAGCACCAGGGCGGCactggggcggggaggcaggtgaGCACGGGCGGCACCAGGCCGGGCTAGGTGGCCTCACCTGTACTGGTGAATGTCCTCAAAGGACTTGGCGTTGTTGATGGCGAACACGCAGAGGAAGCCCTCCCCGGTGCGCATGTACTGGTCCCGCATGGCGCTGTACTCCTCCTGGCCCGCCGTGTCCAGGATGTCCAGCAGGCACGTCTCCCCGTCGATGACCACCTGCTTCCGGTACGAGTCCTGCGGGAGGCAGGAGGCGGCGGCTCGGACGGGGCAGGGCCCTCGGCACCTGCCCGCCACCCTCGGTGGGAAAAGCAAGGGGGCCCCTCGCTCACCTCGATCGTGGGGTCGTACTCGTCCACGAAGTGGTTCTGGATGAGCTGGATGGTCAGGGCGCTCTTGCCCACGCCGCCGGCGCCCACCACCACCAGCTTGTACTCCGTCATGGTTCCTCAAGGGCGCAGGAGCCGGGCGCTGCGGGGGGTCTCCTGCCCACCTGCGGGGAAGTCCCGCTGAGCTGGGCCGTGGGCGGGGGGCTCCGCGCCCGGCCGCACGTGCGCGCCGGCAGACAGACAGCTGCGCGTCTCCCGGCCACGCACCCGAATTAGAAGTTGCTGGGTCGGCAGAAAGCGGGCGGCGGCGCCCGGGGCCGGGGTGGCCGGCGCGCTCCGACAGGAGCAGGTCTGGCCGAGGCGGGGCGCGAGCGGCGAGCCCGGGCAGGTCGAGCCAGGCCCCGGCCAGctcggccccggcccccgccccgcggcgGCACGCGCCCCCGGCTCTGCGCGCACAACTTGGGGagagggcgcgggcgcggggcccgggcagCGGACGCCGAGGGACGGGAGCGCCCGCAGGAGGCGCGGGGCAGGTGAGGCAGCGCCGCCCGGCCGGGCCGTCCCCCGCGGGGGTCCCCAAAGCTGGGCTCGCCGCGTGGGTGTGACGGCGCCCCCGGGAGCCGAGCCCCCGGAGGGTCTCCCTGGGACGCGGGCCGGGCgccggggccgcggcggggccCGGCCGGGGGCGCCCCCGACGGCCCGGGAGGCCCCggggccgcgcccgccgcccgctcacctgcgcccccgcgcgcccgcgccccggcccggggacagctgggtgcggccccgccgcgcgccccggccccggccccgccgccccccgccgcacTCACCGCTCACTGGCGCGACTGCtccccgggccggggccggggccggcgcggggacgggggccggggccggggcgcgcggcTCGGCCGGCGCATGGGCTCCGTCCGCGGCGGGTGCGGCTCGGGctgcgggcggcggggcgcgggcggcggacACTCGGCCGGGCCCGcgcacgccccgccccgcgcccgtccGTCAGCCGGGCGC
Protein-coding regions in this window:
- the HRAS gene encoding GTPase HRas isoform X2, with translation MTEYKLVVVGAGGVGKSALTIQLIQNHFVDEYDPTIEDSYRKQVVIDGETCLLDILDTAGQEEYSAMRDQYMRTGEGFLCVFAINNAKSFEDIHQYREQIKRVKDSDDVPTVLVGNKCDLAARTVESRQAQDLARSYGIPYIETSAKTRQGVEDAFYTLVREIRLHKARKLSPPDEGGPGCTSCRCLLS